TCATTTTTTATAAAGTTACTTTAATTTTCGTAGTCGACTTCTACTGTTCATAATCCAAAGACTGATTATAAGTTAATAAAAATCAAATAACTTATTCAGATAACTCATTAGAAATATTTATTGTTTTAAATGTCTAACACAAGAACACGTTTCTATTACCTCCATGTACGTACCGTGATACACCAGAGGGGTGAACACCATCTTTGACACTTCCATGTATTTGTCTCGAAAATAGCAAATGTACCATTTCTGAAAGATAGTTAACAAGGttaaagtgatatatatatatatatatatattgattaacCTTGAATCTAAAAGCAAAGTGATCCACAAATGGCGAGTCATCTTATATTTTACTAGACCATCGTACAGTGATCTTGAAACAAGAAGGTAGTCTCCTCTTGGTGACCATTTTAGGAATGATACTCCGCAGCGCCCTACTATAAAATCAACAGTTGTCCATAACCCTGGATAATATGATTCATGATCAGATTAACGGTCATCCTTACATATGGTGACGTTTTTTCAATGATTTTGATGGCTAGATAGTGCCTATAATTGGTCGTGTTAGCAGCACATTTTTAAATCCCCcaatcaatatatatgtatatataagaggAGAATTAATATAAACTATTACTTACCGAAAGAAACGAATGTAACTAGAAATATACGTACTAGAAATATACGTACTCATGAACAAAATCAAGGTATGTTGACCAAGTGGTTATTCGAGTGGGTTTTCATCTGGGAGGTCGAGGAGTCGACTCTCTATCGTCGCCTATCTTAGAATTGTATGGGTTCGGGGAAGAATAACCCCTCTAGGTTAGAAGTGGAAGCCCCAATTTCTGTGTTTATGGCCGAAGGAGCCCAAATACATACACCATAACTGATCACATTGGGAATTAATTAGTTGATAATAGTTAATAATACTAAGTGAGATCAACATTTTAGTAAAAAGGGAAAATTAAAACAAATCCACATGTATAATTAACTTACTCGCATGCTACCGAAAGCGTTTTTCCAGCATTTGGCCTCCACTCAATGAGACTAACATTTATTTGCTTCTCATTAGTCAAAATGCACGAATCTGAGAATTAATAATTTTTGTAGACATGAAATAATTAGCATAAAAACATGCACATAAGTGGGCCAAAAAAGTAAAAAGAAATTATTTGTGTAAAAATTAACATACATTGGTCCTCATAATCACAAATTGTAACTTGATTTGAGCCAGATAAAAATGCCAGTATGTGTTTACGTTTGTGCCAGCTCATTCTCAGGAGCTTAGTTTCAGGTGCGTAGAGAGATACCTGCATTTATAATAATGTGATAATATAGAGATGCGATTTTTAATTTCCGAAATAAACACTAAGCAAACATTTCAAAAGCTATTCACAGTAGCAAGGATGTTTTAATTTAACATACAAGTTTTGGAGGAGGAGTCAACAAAAGTTTATAAGATTGAAATGATACAGGACTAAAGATCATTCCCTGCAACAAGTAAACTATTTAATTAATTTACGAAACAAACAAAATTAATTGGAAAAAAAGAAGAAGCTTACAATGATTTTCCCATAATTGTCGTTGGCGCAATCATCCGAGAAGCTATCAACAGTAACTAAGAAAAATGTTTCATCAATTATATCAGCATTTAATATAATATGTAaattattcaatatatatatataaaaaaacaccATTAAAGTGATGATACCTAATTCTCCATTGATCTCGCTGATGGTGACACTGCCAGGTTCGCGAAAGCAATGCATTTTGCAAAACAACAGCTCTTAAGTTTTTTTTGTTATCTTAATTATACAGTCAAGTCTTCATTGTTCTTTATCCCTTTATATAGGAAGGATTGTTAATTAGTTTAACAAACATCTCATATAAATTGGGGAACGTTTCCTTATTTGTGTTAATTTGTGTAACTGACATCTCACATAAATAGGGGAATATTTCCTTATTTGATCCATGGATGCATGAAAATTTTTAGAGTAGTGCTACTTATCATGAATATGTACTATAAAATTTGATGTGGCATGCTGACATGGACAAGCCACCTCATCCCATCACTTGAAAAAAATCATTAAATTAATGATattctaattttattaatggaattaaTTAATGGTCTGTCTTCTAACCTACTCCTACCTTCTTTCTTACTCGTCAACAAAACACGACCTTCGAATTCGCATATG
This Rutidosis leptorrhynchoides isolate AG116_Rl617_1_P2 unplaced genomic scaffold, CSIRO_AGI_Rlap_v1 contig71, whole genome shotgun sequence DNA region includes the following protein-coding sequences:
- the LOC139885040 gene encoding aladin-like, with protein sequence MHCFREPGSVTISEINGELVTVDSFSDDCANDNYGKIIGMIFSPVSFQSYKLLLTPPPKLVSLYAPETKLLRMSWHKRKHILAFLSGSNQVTICDYEDQYSCILTNEKQINVSLIEWRPNAGKTLSGATWIPDGQLLVSFCWTSTIGSIKFPSKAPSLDAQFEQVDLLKRISSTGSYAIEKIEWDAEGERLAVSYNGGYEEYYGLIAIFNTTKADFSSSSLM